The nucleotide window ATTTAGAATATATCAGGTTATGAGTGATTACTTATGGTTGTCGGAAAAAAACCTCAAAGAGAAGAGTGGGCATGGGTTTTAGACTATTTACCATATGGCAATCCTGACGATCAAAGGCCGGTATATCAGAAAAAACCTCTTGTACAAGCAGTTGGTGCCGACCATTTTGTTCTAATGGAATTGCTTCCAAAAGAGGGTGCCTTTCCAGAAACCCAGGATAAGTTGTATATCGGAGAAGGGGACCGGGATGTTATTGACCATGTCAAACACAGGATAACCTATGATGAACTGTCACATGGTGCTCAAGCAGAATTACCGTTCATTCTTGAAAAATTAGTTGTGGAAAATGAACAAAAATATGTAGACTTCTATAATGATGCATATCCAATAACCAACAGACTTCATATGCTTGAACTTCTGCCTGGTATTGGAAAAAAACTGATGTGGGGAATCATTGATGAACGCAAGAAAGGAAAATTCCTCAGTTTCAAGGACCTTACAGAAAAGGTCAAAGGTCTGCATACACCTGAGAAATTAATTGTCCACAGAATTATTGATGAACTCAAGGATGAGCAGATCAAATACCGTCTATTTACAACTCCGGCAAAGAGCCGCAATCATAGATGAAACCAAAATATGGACAGCATTTTCTTACTGATAAGCTGGTACTTGACAGGATTATCGCTTATGCTGATCTGAATAAAAAAGATACTGTCCTTGAGATCGGGGGTGGATCCGGCAATCTTACAGAAAAACTCTCTGAAGCCGCAGGCAGAGTAATCACTATCGAAATTGACCGGAAGCTTGCAGACAACCTTAAGGAATTAACCAAAGAAACAAATGTTACAGTAGTGTATGGGGACGCATTAAAAGTTCAATTTCCCCCTTTCAACAAAGTTGTATCAAACCTACCATACCAGATATCATCTGAAATTACTTTCAAGCTGCTGGAACACCAGTTTGATTTTGCCATCCTCATGTATCAACTGGAATTTGCAGACCGTATGATTGCTGTTGCAGGCACCTCAGATTACAGTCGGTTGACAGTTATGGCACAATACCATTCAGATATTGAATTATTGGAAAAAGTACCTCCTTCAGCTTTTAAACCACAACCAAAGGTCCAATCTGCAATTTTGAAACTCACTCCAAAAGAGCCGCCATACAGGGTCAATGACCTGCAATTTTTTCAAAGACTATTAAAAGCATTATTCAGCCAGCGCAGGAAAAAGTTAAAAAATTCATTAAGGGCAGCGGCATCAATGCTTGGATTTCCGTCAGAAAATATCTTAAAACTAAATGCAGACCTATTAAACCAGCGTCCTGAAACTTTATCTTCAGAACAGCTGGCAGAGCTAGCAAATATAATCCGAACAGGAAGATGACTTCAATTACATATCGCGGGAAAATTATACATCTTCTACCACAAGTTTACGAACCAGCTGAAGATAGTTTTCTGCTGGTTGACGCTCTAATAGATAATATAAAAGATGGTGACAGGGTGATAGAACTGGGCTGCGGTAGTGGAATTGTTTCTCTGTTTGCACAAAACCGCGCTTCATTGGTAGTAGCTACTGACCTAAATCCCTATGCTGTTCGTTGTGCCGGTAAAAATGGTATAAATGCGATAAGGACTGACCTTTTTGACGGTATCAACGGGCAGTTTGATCTTATTGTCTTTAACCCTCCTTATCTACCAACTTCAGATGAGGAACGCTTAAGTGGATGGGATGGTCTAATGCTGGAAGGGGGAAAAAATGGAAGACAAACCATTAAACGATTTATTGATGGATTAGGAGATTATCTTTCTCCCAAGGGACGTGTTTTATTGCTAGTTTCATCTCTTACAGGTATTAAAGAAGTCTGCAACATCATGAACAATGCAGGTTTATTTGTTGAACCTATATCTAAATCGAAACACTTTTTCGAACAGCTTGTAGTCTTGAAAGGTATAAGAAACAAGTAAATGCCAAAAAAGTCGGTCTTTCCATCCCAAATGCTAAAATGCAGAGTTAGATATCTACTGTTATATATTTGTCGATATCGGTTCTATGTCCCCAGACATTCCCCACAAGAATTTCTATATTTTTTATTGATAGTAATGTCTTAGTTGTATTCGATAAAGTATTGTAATATGATTCGGGAAGTTGGACTATCCTGACATTAGGGCATTTACGGTTTAATTTAAAGATATCTTTTTCTGAAGGTCTGAAACAGAAATGGACATTTGTTTCATCTGAATTCAAATCATCAAGATTCTTTTCAGAACCGATAACACGGAATACTACTTCCATAATATGTAAAAATAGTAATCCTGACTATTTATAATTTTTGTTACAACTACAGTATTACTTTATATTCCGAATGAATATCAGTGGCAGGTTTAAACATAAACCTTCTTGACTTCACGAATACCATCTACAGCTTTGATCTCTTCCAGGATCTCATCATTGACATCAGAATCAATATTGAGTACCATAATAGCTGTACTCCCGGCTTTGATCCGGCCTGTCTGCATGCCTGCTATGTTGATATTTCGTTTCCCCATCACCATACAGCAGGGCCCGATAATATTGGGATGGTCTTCATGGAGTGCTACCAGCATGTGACCTATGGGTTGGATATCTATACTGTACTCATCGATCTGGATGATACGTGGATTTACACCAACCATTGTCCCTGCTACTGTTTTAACATTCCCATTATTGAAAATGCGCAGAGTGATCTTATTGGAATAACTCTCTATGGTCTTGGACTTCGATTCAATTACGTTGATCTTGCGCTCTTTGGCGATTACCGGAGCATTGACATAATTGACAGCCGAACCCATTGCGATCTCAAGCAGGCCTTTTAATGCTGCTACTGTGGCTGGGCCAGTATCCCTTTCTGCGATCTCACCACTGTAAGCTACCTCGATTCGTTCATATTTGCCTTCCATAAGCTGGGCCGCCAGTTTTCCGATCTTCTCAGCCAGCGGCAGGTAAGGCTGCAGCAACTTCATGACTTCCTGTTTTACATACGGCATATTGATGGCGTTTTTTACGGGAAGTCCCTTCTTGAAATTAATTATCTGTTCTGCTACATCCACTGCCACATTGACCTGGGCTTCCAGGGTGGAGGCTCCTAGGTGTGGTGTTACTATGATGTTATCCTGTTCTAAAAGCGGACTGCCTGTTGGCGGTTCATTAACGAACACGTCAATTGCTGCACTGGCCACCTTACCGCTGGAAACAGCTTCTGCCAATGCCTCCTCATTAATAATGCCGCCGCGGGCACAGTTTATTATCCTGACTCCATGTTTAACCTTATCCATTTCTTCCTTATCAATTATGTTCCTGGTCTCTTTTGTCAGTGGTGTGTGTACAGAGATGTAGTCAGCATTTTTTACGATATCTTCAACTGATGCCAGGGTAACACCAAGATCAGCAGCTCTCTCCTCGCTAATGAATGGATCGTAGGCCAGGATGTTCATTTCCAGTCCTTGAGCGCGTTTAGCAACCTCAGCTCCTATCCTGCCCAGGCCGATAAGACCCAGAGTTTTATTTCTCACCTCAACTCCAGTAAAGGTCTTGCGGTCCCAGTTGCCTGATTTGAGAGACTGGTTTGCCTGGGGGATATTCCTGGACATGGACATCATCATGGCGATAGTATGTTCAGCTGCAGAGATCATATTGCCTTCAGGGGCATTTATAACAATAATACCACGCAGGGTTGCGGCCTCTATATCAATATTATCTACTCCAACACCGGCACGGCCAATGATTTTCAAGTTTGTAGCAGCTGCGATGATCTCTTTTGTAACCTGGGTCTGGCTCCTGACCACCAGAGCATCATATTCCCCTATAATTGCTTTGAGTTCTTCAGGGCTCATCCCTGTCTTTATGTCAACATCAACTTCTTTCTTCAATATCTCAATACCCTGTTCAGACAGGGAATCACTAACAAGAACCTTCATTATAATGTCCTCCAATAATCTCCTTCAAATCTGGATTGATAATATAAGTATTATGACTTCATTGTTTCGTTAGTCACTACACTATGTAGTATATTCAGCATTTATCCGTACATAATCATATGTCAGGTCGCATCCCCAGGCCGCCGCACTGCCGATCCCTAATCCAATGTTTATGTGGATCACAATTTCTTCAGATTCCATGACGTATTTCAGCTGGTCTTCAGAAATATCATTGATTTTGCCATTTTCCACTAGCTTGACCAAAGTATCACTATTAGAAAAGTCCAGACTGATCATGTCCTGGTCTACATCTGCACCAGAATACCCCACAGCTGCAATTACTCTACCCCAGTTAGGGTCTTTGCCAAAGATAGCTGACTTGACAAGAGGCGAGCGGACAATTGCCTTAGCAGCAAGCACAGCATCTTTCTCATCTTTAGCTCCAGTTACTTTTGCTTCAATTAAATGCGAAGCACCTTCGCCGTCTTTTGCTATCATTTTTGCCAGCCGGATACAAACATAGTCCAGACTTTGCCGGAACTCTTGAATATCAGGCCGACCTGATTGACCAGTGGCAATTAAAAGGGCCATATCATTAGTACTGGTATCACCATCAACGACAACCATGTTGAAACTTTTATTAACAGAAGTATGTAAACATTGACCAAGGGTTGCGTTATCAAAGTCTGCATCAGTATATATGAACGCCAACATGGTGCCCATATTTGGTTCTATCATCCCGCTGCCCTTGGCAATTCCTCCGATCCGGCTCCCATTGGACATCTCCACTGCCACTTCTTTGGGAAAAGTATCGGTGGTCATGATAGCCCTGGCAGCTTTAGCACTACCTTCATATTCAGTTGTCAGGTTTTTAATCACTTCATCCAGTTGAGATTTGATCAGTTCCATATCCAGCCTGCGACCTATCACGCCAGTAGATGCTACACCAACCTCGTTTTTTTTCAGACCCATGCGTGCAGCTGTCAACTCTGCCATCAGGTTTGCATCGTGCAGCCCGGAAGCACCGGTAAAAGCATTCGCATTCCCGCTATTGACTACAAGAGCAGAAAGCCTGCCCACTTCGATATGCTGTTTAGTTAGAATCAATGGCGCAGCTATGACACGATTTCGAGTAAATACACCTGCTGCACTGCCTCTTGCAGTTATCACCGCAAGGCCGTGCTTGCCCTGCTTTACTCCCCATGCCCTGACACCCTGGACAGTGCTTATGCCGCCATCAATATCTTTCACTATTCATTCCTCGCTATGATGACAATGCCAGTCCACCGATAATGTCCTGACGGGATACGATTCCGACCAGCTTTTCATCTTCTACAACGGGCACTCTGTTGATCTTATGTTTGACCATCATTGAAGCCACTGTTTCCAGACTTTCATCAGGTCTGGCTGTAATTGCCGGATGGCTCATAATATCACCCACGCTCAAAGCACCCTTGTTGTCAAGTGCATGTTTAGCTTCCTCCCAACCGATAAGTTCCCTGATAGGTACTTCAATAATTTCAAATGGGCTTGGAAGCCACAACTGGCTGTTCGTTTCAGGGACTTCCAGCAGTTTTAATATGTCATTTTCAGTAATAATGCCTAATACATTCCCTTCTTCGACTACGGGTATGCCGCTGACTTTATTTTCTTTCATTAGGCGTGCAGCATCTTTAACCAGGTCATCTGGGTTGCAAAATATTACATTGGTTGTCATTATATCTTTAATTTTCATAGTAAGACTTCCTAGGGAAATACAGCTGGTGTCCAGAGTCCTGTAGTTTCTTCCAGATTGAACATTAGGTTCATATTCTGTATAGCCTGGCCTGAAGCTCCTTTGACAAGGTTATCTATTGCCGACACCACTACCAGTCTCTGACCTTCAGCATCAACTTCAAAACCGATGTCGCAGAAATTAGAACCCCTGACATCACCCAATACAGGTATGCTGTTGAGCAACCTGATAAAAGGTTTATTTTTATAAAACTGCTGATAGATATCAGCAACCTGTTCGGCGTTGATCTTTTCTTTGAGCAGCAGATGTGCAGTTGTCAGGATGCCCCGTACTGACGGGATCACGTGGGGAGTAAAACTTACCTTGATGTTATTATCCAGCAGTCCCAGTTCCTGGTGCATCTCTGCATGGTGGCGATGGGTGGTAAGCTTGTATGCCTGGATATTCTCTGCCATATTAGGATAGTGGGATACTGTTGTAGGTTCTGTACCTGCACCAGATATGCCGCTCTTGGAATCAAATATGACGTGTTCCACCTGACCGGCATTGACCATTGGTGCGGCTGCCAGTGTGGCTCCTGTGGGATAACAGCCGGGATTTGCCACCAGTACAGCATCGGCCACTTCAGGATGCAGTTCTGTCAGCCCGAACACGGCTTCCCGTGGTGCCTTGTGATCAAGATTATAGACTTGCTGGAAAATATTGGATGGCAGCCGATAGTCTGCGCTAAGATCGACCACCTTAGTTTCACCATCCAGGAGCTGTGGTACTACATCCATGGCACTGCCGTGTGGTACTGCAGTAAATACCACATCACATTTATTAGCGACTTCAGCGGCATCCAGGTTCTTGAATTCCATTTCTATAAAACCATTTAAGTGGGGATGGGTACTGATAACCGGTTTACCGTCCAATCGACGCGAGGTCACACATACTACTTCTGCCTTGGGATGGCCTGACAGTAACCTAAGCAATTCGCCGCCGGTATAGCCAGAACCACCAACAATCCCTACATGTATCATAATAGTATAGCCCTATTACTCTCAAAGATAAATAATATTGGGATATTTATACAGGTAAAACCTTATGTTGAATATGCTCACCAGCAGTTACATCCACTTCCCCGGAGTAGGAACTTCGACTGAAAAGAGGATATGGCAAAGCGGTATTAGCACCTGGGAGGAATTTATTGAGAATTACCCAAATGTCGGTCTTCCAGCATCAAAAGAAAATGTAATACTGGAAGGTATCGGGCAATCCCGGGACCGGCTTGCTGCAAGTGACCATTCGTACTTTTCCAGAGCCCTGCCGTCAAATGAACACTGGAGGGCATACCGTCAATTCAAAGAAAATACTATATTTTTAGATATCGAGACCACAGGGCTTTCGGCCAGGGATCATGAGATAACCATGATAGGTGTTTATACCAAAGATAAGACCAGAGTTTTTATAAATGGCATCAACCTGGATGATTTCCCCAGTACCCTTGAAGGCTGTAAAACTATTGTTACCTTTAATGGTATCCGGTTCGACATACCATTTATCAAACATTATTTTCCGGATATTGTTTTTGATCAGCTACACATTGACCTTATGTATCCACTCAGGAGGATAGGATTGACAGGAGGTTTGAAAAAGATCGAAACCTCGCTTGGCCTTGCACGATCTACTGAGACGACCGGACTTACCGGCTTTGATGCCGTAAGACTCTGGTACCGTTATAAAAGGGGAAGTCAGGAAGCACTGGATACCCTTATTAAGTACAATATAGAGGATATCCAAAACCTTGAGACAATTATTGAGATTATTTATCCTGATCTGGTGAATTATTTACACCCCAACAATTTAAAACATTAAAGATAGACTTTTGCCTTTCGGAATTAATCTATCATCCCAGATGACAGAGATTCCGAAAGACCATCCCAGATATAATTCTCTTATTACCAGGGAGCTGATAGCAAAGGGTATCGAGTCAGGGATAACCAGTATCAAAGGATTGATAGCACAGGGGAGAGGTGAAGCTTTCGATTACCTGATCGGTGAGATCACAACTGCTTCTGCCAGGGATGCCCAATATGCTGCCACAGCTATGCTTTTACTTGCCCAAAGACCCATTATCTCGGTAAATGGTAATTCGGCAGCCCTGGTGCCGAATGAACTGGTTGAACTATCAAGCTTGATCGGTGCCCCTTTGGAAGTGAACCTGTTCTACAGGACCGAAGATAGGGTTTTGAAGATAATCAAACATCTTAAAGCTCATGGGGCTCAGGATGTATTAGGTGCAGACCCGGATGCAGCCATACCCGGACTGTCTTCAGAAAGAGGGAAGGTATGCCGAGCTGGGATATATTCAGCTGATGTAGTGTTTGTACCTCTTGAGGATGGGGACAGGTGTGAAGCATTAATGAGTATGGGTAAACAGGTGATTGCAGTTGATCTTAATCCGCTTTCAAGAACTGCTCAAAAAGCGACCATTACAATAGTGGATAATATCACGAGGGCAATGCCAAATATATTGAAAATGGTCAAGGAATTGAATAAGACCCCAAATAAAAAATTAATCGACATTATCGATAATTTCGATAATAAAAAAGGGCTTGATGATGCTATTATATCTATGTGCAAAAAACATAAAGTATCGAAATGATGCTAAATATTTTTGGCTCTCTTTAACATTCATACGTCATCGGTTAAGGGAAAAAAATGGGATGGAACACGGATAATACGGATTGGTACTGATAATAAAATACCGTGGGTATCCGTCAAATGTCGAGTAGGGCTCATAGCGCACCTCTTGTTCGGGGTAATAGCCCCAAGGTTACTATGAGCCCCCTCACAGAACCGGACGTGAAGATGCCCTCATCCGGCTCTTCAGAAGAACCTCCCCATCCTTTTCCGGATAGGTTATGAGTACAGTTTTGTTAGCATCCTT belongs to Methanosarcinales archaeon and includes:
- a CDS encoding methyltransferase, coding for MTSITYRGKIIHLLPQVYEPAEDSFLLVDALIDNIKDGDRVIELGCGSGIVSLFAQNRASLVVATDLNPYAVRCAGKNGINAIRTDLFDGINGQFDLIVFNPPYLPTSDEERLSGWDGLMLEGGKNGRQTIKRFIDGLGDYLSPKGRVLLLVSSLTGIKEVCNIMNNAGLFVEPISKSKHFFEQLVVLKGIRNK
- the argJ gene encoding bifunctional ornithine acetyltransferase/N-acetylglutamate synthase; its protein translation is MKDIDGGISTVQGVRAWGVKQGKHGLAVITARGSAAGVFTRNRVIAAPLILTKQHIEVGRLSALVVNSGNANAFTGASGLHDANLMAELTAARMGLKKNEVGVASTGVIGRRLDMELIKSQLDEVIKNLTTEYEGSAKAARAIMTTDTFPKEVAVEMSNGSRIGGIAKGSGMIEPNMGTMLAFIYTDADFDNATLGQCLHTSVNKSFNMVVVDGDTSTNDMALLIATGQSGRPDIQEFRQSLDYVCIRLAKMIAKDGEGASHLIEAKVTGAKDEKDAVLAAKAIVRSPLVKSAIFGKDPNWGRVIAAVGYSGADVDQDMISLDFSNSDTLVKLVENGKINDISEDQLKYVMESEEIVIHINIGLGIGSAAAWGCDLTYDYVRINAEYTT
- a CDS encoding ribonuclease H-like domain-containing protein: MLTSSYIHFPGVGTSTEKRIWQSGISTWEEFIENYPNVGLPASKENVILEGIGQSRDRLAASDHSYFSRALPSNEHWRAYRQFKENTIFLDIETTGLSARDHEITMIGVYTKDKTRVFINGINLDDFPSTLEGCKTIVTFNGIRFDIPFIKHYFPDIVFDQLHIDLMYPLRRIGLTGGLKKIETSLGLARSTETTGLTGFDAVRLWYRYKRGSQEALDTLIKYNIEDIQNLETIIEIIYPDLVNYLHPNNLKH
- a CDS encoding DUF1699 family protein is translated as MEVVFRVIGSEKNLDDLNSDETNVHFCFRPSEKDIFKLNRKCPNVRIVQLPESYYNTLSNTTKTLLSIKNIEILVGNVWGHRTDIDKYITVDI
- a CDS encoding DUF655 domain-containing protein, producing MVVGKKPQREEWAWVLDYLPYGNPDDQRPVYQKKPLVQAVGADHFVLMELLPKEGAFPETQDKLYIGEGDRDVIDHVKHRITYDELSHGAQAELPFILEKLVVENEQKYVDFYNDAYPITNRLHMLELLPGIGKKLMWGIIDERKKGKFLSFKDLTEKVKGLHTPEKLIVHRIIDELKDEQIKYRLFTTPAKSRNHR
- a CDS encoding phosphopantothenate/pantothenate synthetase yields the protein MTEIPKDHPRYNSLITRELIAKGIESGITSIKGLIAQGRGEAFDYLIGEITTASARDAQYAATAMLLLAQRPIISVNGNSAALVPNELVELSSLIGAPLEVNLFYRTEDRVLKIIKHLKAHGAQDVLGADPDAAIPGLSSERGKVCRAGIYSADVVFVPLEDGDRCEALMSMGKQVIAVDLNPLSRTAQKATITIVDNITRAMPNILKMVKELNKTPNKKLIDIIDNFDNKKGLDDAIISMCKKHKVSK
- a CDS encoding CBS domain-containing protein, producing the protein MKIKDIMTTNVIFCNPDDLVKDAARLMKENKVSGIPVVEEGNVLGIITENDILKLLEVPETNSQLWLPSPFEIIEVPIRELIGWEEAKHALDNKGALSVGDIMSHPAITARPDESLETVASMMVKHKINRVPVVEDEKLVGIVSRQDIIGGLALSS
- a CDS encoding 16S ribosomal RNA methyltransferase A, with the protein product MKPKYGQHFLTDKLVLDRIIAYADLNKKDTVLEIGGGSGNLTEKLSEAAGRVITIEIDRKLADNLKELTKETNVTVVYGDALKVQFPPFNKVVSNLPYQISSEITFKLLEHQFDFAILMYQLEFADRMIAVAGTSDYSRLTVMAQYHSDIELLEKVPPSAFKPQPKVQSAILKLTPKEPPYRVNDLQFFQRLLKALFSQRRKKLKNSLRAAASMLGFPSENILKLNADLLNQRPETLSSEQLAELANIIRTGR
- a CDS encoding phosphoglycerate dehydrogenase, with translation MKVLVSDSLSEQGIEILKKEVDVDIKTGMSPEELKAIIGEYDALVVRSQTQVTKEIIAAATNLKIIGRAGVGVDNIDIEAATLRGIIVINAPEGNMISAAEHTIAMMMSMSRNIPQANQSLKSGNWDRKTFTGVEVRNKTLGLIGLGRIGAEVAKRAQGLEMNILAYDPFISEERAADLGVTLASVEDIVKNADYISVHTPLTKETRNIIDKEEMDKVKHGVRIINCARGGIINEEALAEAVSSGKVASAAIDVFVNEPPTGSPLLEQDNIIVTPHLGASTLEAQVNVAVDVAEQIINFKKGLPVKNAINMPYVKQEVMKLLQPYLPLAEKIGKLAAQLMEGKYERIEVAYSGEIAERDTGPATVAALKGLLEIAMGSAVNYVNAPVIAKERKINVIESKSKTIESYSNKITLRIFNNGNVKTVAGTMVGVNPRIIQIDEYSIDIQPIGHMLVALHEDHPNIIGPCCMVMGKRNINIAGMQTGRIKAGSTAIMVLNIDSDVNDEILEEIKAVDGIREVKKVYV
- a CDS encoding N-acetyl-gamma-glutamyl-phosphate reductase; translation: MIHVGIVGGSGYTGGELLRLLSGHPKAEVVCVTSRRLDGKPVISTHPHLNGFIEMEFKNLDAAEVANKCDVVFTAVPHGSAMDVVPQLLDGETKVVDLSADYRLPSNIFQQVYNLDHKAPREAVFGLTELHPEVADAVLVANPGCYPTGATLAAAPMVNAGQVEHVIFDSKSGISGAGTEPTTVSHYPNMAENIQAYKLTTHRHHAEMHQELGLLDNNIKVSFTPHVIPSVRGILTTAHLLLKEKINAEQVADIYQQFYKNKPFIRLLNSIPVLGDVRGSNFCDIGFEVDAEGQRLVVVSAIDNLVKGASGQAIQNMNLMFNLEETTGLWTPAVFP